The DNA sequence CCCTCGCCGACGGCACGGCCTTCACCGGCCAGCTGAGCAACCTGTCGACCAGCGTCGTCAACGGCGTCCTCATGATGAGCGGCACCATCACGGGCACCGGCATCCCGGCAGGGGGCACCACCTTCACCGCACCGGTGCAGAACCTGGCGACCACGAACGGGTGCTCGATCCTGACGCTCGACCTCGGGGCCATCCACCTCGACCTGCTCGGCCTGGTCGTCGACCTCGCGCCGGTGAACCTCGACGTCACCGCGGTCCCGGGTGCCGGCAACCTCCTGGGCAACCTGCTGTGCGCCGTGGCGGGGCTGCTGGACAACAACGGCCCCCTCACCGGGATCTCCGCCCTGCTGAACCGCCTCCTCACGGGCCTGGGCCTCTGAGGTAGGCCGCGGATGCGCCACGGTCCGCTGTTGCCGGGGGGCCGGCGGACCGTGGCCCCGGGCCGGGCAGGCGCCGCCATCCCCTCACCGCGGCGCCTGTCCTCGGCCACCCTGCTGCCACCGCTGGTTCCGCCCTGGCCGCCCCGCTCTGCTCCTTCCACCCTGGTGCGTGCCCGATGATCTTCGTGACCCTGACGCTCCCGTTGGGAGCCCTCCTGCTCATGCACGCCCTGCAGCTCCTGGAGACCTGGGCCCTCCACGAGGCGCCACGCTCGAACGCCGGCCCCCTGGCGACCGCCAGGTCGACCGGCGAGGGAGCCGACCTGCGCCATGGCTGACCCCACGCCCGGCCGCCCGGACGTCGCGGACCCACGTCCACCACTCCCCCACGACCCGCCACCGCCTCCCGGCTGGGTCGACCCCCTCGCGGAGGACAGCGTCCTGTCCGACCTGACGCGGGCCGACGAGACCACCCGGCCGGGGTCGGACGGCGCCGCCGCGGGTGGTTCCACGGCGGCGCCGCGGGCCACGACCCCGTAGACCGATCGAGGATTCGCGCAGGCCGCAGACCTCGGCCGCGGCCCCCGGCAGGCATCGGCCCGGGGGGAGGGAGGAACCTGGCCGAGGGCCGCGACCCCCGGTCCCTGCCCAGCGGTCCAGGAGCTCAAACATCCAGGTCACCCACCCCGCGGGCCTGGGTCGACGGACGTGCGACGTCGTCCCGACCGCCCCAGAATGGGAGGAACGACCGTTCCGGTCGTGACCGCGTCCGGGGTGCCGCAGAAGAGGCCCGACGGAGGATGGCAGCACACCGGCCGCGGCTGATGACACGGCTTCGTCCGACCGCGCGGGCAGGCTCCTCCAGGAGGTCCCACGTGAACGAACTGCCCCCGCCGGCCGTCCCGGCGCCCTCGCCGGCCCCCGGTGCCGCGCCCTCGCCGCCCCCCGGCGCCGCGACCGCGCAGGGCACGCCGCTGGCCCCGTCGGACCGGGTGGGCTGATGGGCAGCTTCGTCCACCACATCCTGGACGCCCCGACGTGGGTGGTCCTGGCGATCGCCGCTGCGGTGGTGTTCGCCGAGGACGCGCTGTTCGTCGGGTTCGTGCTGCCCGGTGAGACCGCCGCGGTGCTGGCCGGCGTCGCCGCCCGCCTGGGCCACGCGCCGCTCGCCGCCGTGGTGGTGACGGTGGTGCTGGCAGCCATCGTGGGCGACAGCGTCGGCTACGAGGTGGGTCGGCAGGTCGGGCCGCGCATCCTGCGCTGGTCGGTGCTCGACAAGCGACGCCAGCGGCTCGACGACGCCCAGGACTTCCTCGCCCGCCGCGGTGGCTCGGCCGTCTTCCTGGGCCGCTGGGTGGCGTTCTTCCGTGCCGTCATGCCCGCCCTCGCCGGCACCGCCCGTATGCCGTACCGCCGGTTCCTCCTCTTCAACGCCGCCGGTGGGCTCGCCTGGGGGGTCGCGGTGGTCGTGGCGGGGTACCTCGCCGGCGCGTCGTACGCCAAGGTCGAGTCGACCATGGGCAACGACGGCGCCCTCGTCGTGCTGGCGCTCGCGCTCGCGGCATACGCGGTGCACCTGGTGCGCAAGCGCCGCAGCGAGTCCCGGCAGGAGCCCGGGGAGCCGGCATGAGGAACGCCGTGGCGACGTCGGGCACCGGGCGCGGCAGCGGCGCTGACGAGGTCGACCGGCAGCTGGCACTGCGCGCGGCGACAGCAGGGCTCTCCGTCGCGGTCGGCTCGCTGCCGGTCCTGCTCCTGCTGCTGTGGGTCGAGACGAAGTGGTCGCCACTGCTGGAGCTGGACGACGGGGCACGCGACGGGCTGCACCGCTTCGCCCTCGGGCACCCGGCGTTCACGTCCGTCATGGAGGCCGTGAGCGCCGTCGCCGGCGGACTCGGCTGGCAGGTCGTCTCTGTCGTGCTCGTCGTGTGGCTGCTGTGGCGGCGCCGCGTGCGGGTCGCCGTGTTCGTCCTCGTCGCCAACGCCGGGTCCTCACTGCTCAACACGGCCCTCAAGGACGTCGTCCACCGCCACCGGCCAGTGGTCGCGCACCCCTTCATCCACCCGCCGGGGCAGAGCTTCCCCAGCGGCCACGCGCAGGCAGCCGCGACCGGCTTCACCGTGCTGCTGTTCGTGCTGTGGCCTCACCTGCGCGCCGGCTGGCAGCGCCGGGCGGCAGTCGTGGTGGCGGTCGGGGCGACCCTGCTCATCGGCTTCTCCCGCGTCGCGCTGGCGGCCCACTTCGTCTCCGACGTCGTGGCCGGGTATGCCGTGGGGGTCACCTGGACCCTCGTCCTCGCCGCCGCCTTCCACGTCTGGCGACCGCCGGCGGCACGCGCGCACAGCGCTCCCCGTTCGCGAGGCGTTTCCCGACAAGGGGATTGACGGCGTCGACCGGACACGCGCACGCTACTCGTGCGGCGACGAGGGACGCCGGTCACCGTGCTGCAGCGAAGGGGCCGCCATGTCCGAGTCCTCACCGTCCTCCCTGCCCGGGTCGTCCGAGGCGCCGCCCGGCCTGGTCCCCGGGCTGACACCCGAGCTGCGCCGACGGCTCGGCTGGGCCGGGGTGGTCGTCGGCGTGTGCAGCGTCGTCCTGGGGGTCGCGGCCATCGCCTGGCCGGGGGTGACCTTGGTCGTCGTGGCGGTGCTCTTCGGGGCCCAGCTGCTCGTCACCGGGATCCGGCGGATCCTGCTGGGGGTGGCGGCGCCGGGGCTGGAGACGTGGGTGCGGGCCCTGCTCGTGGTCCTCGGGGTGATGGTGACGATCGCGGGGCTCATCTGCATGCGCAACCCGTTCACCTCCCTGGCCGTCATCGTGGTGCTCGTGAGCGTGAGCTGGCTGCTCGACGGTGCCGGGGACCTCGTCAGCGCCTTCTCCGGCGGGCGGGAGCCGGGCCAGCGGGCGCTGCTCGCCGTGGGCGGGGTGCTCTCGGTCGTCGGGGCGCTGGTCATCCTGTTCTGGCCCGCCCTGGCGCTGCTCACGCTCACCCGGGTCGGGGGCTGGATCCTCGTGATCCTCGGCGTGGCGCAGGTGGCCACCGCAGCCCGCGCGGTGCGCAGCGGCCACGCCGCGCCGCCCGCGACCGCGGCCACCCCACCGGCCGCGCCCGCCTAGTCGCGCGTCACCCAGGACTCCGCGACGCGCGGTCGCGGCACCTGCGCCCAGGCCTGTCGGAACCGGGCCTGGGAGTCGGCGGCCGCGAGACGCTCCAGCCCGTGCAGCAGTCCGAAGGTGAAGCCGTTCTCGCCCTCGAGGAACGCCTGGGCCCCGAGCCGGCGCAGCACCTCCCGCGCCATGACCGAGTCCTGGTGCCGGCCCAGCTCCTCCTGCACCCGCTTGGCGCGCCGCACCAGCTTCCCGGCGCGGGCCGAGCCGGCGGGGCGAGCCAGCTCCGCCGCGTACCGGAGCCGCTTGGCCTTCTTGCGGGCCTCGTGCAGGGCGGCGTCGCGCTGGTCCGCAGCGGCACGGTCCACCGCCCGCACGGCCCGCCGCAGCCTGCGCGCGTCCCGGCGCACGAGGACCGGCAGGACGCGGCGGGGCGCGCCCTCGGCGGCGGGTGACAGCGGCACGTCCGCGACGAGGTCGTCGAGGCGGTCCAGCAGGCGGTAGTACCGCTCGGAGCGCAGGGCGAGGCGGGCCGCAGCCAGGGCGTCCCGCTCCTGCCTGCGCAGCTCGACGTCGAGACGACGGCGGACCGGACCCAGGACGAGGTCCGGCGGGAGGGTGTCGAGGGAGGCGCGGAGGCGTTCGCGCAGGACCTGGGCGTCGCGCACCGGGCCCAGGACCTGGCCGAACCACCGCAGCTCCTCGCGGAGGTCGTCCAGCGCCACCGCGAGGACCGGCTCGCACGTCGTCAGGGCTGCGCGGATGCGCCGCGCCGCGATGCGCAGCCGGTGCACGGCAGCGGGGTCGCCGGCACGCAGGGCGGCGTCCTGCTGGTGGAGCACCGAGACCTGGTCGGCCAGCCTGCCCCGGACGACGTCGCGTGCCGTTCGTGGCCGTTTCGTCGTGGGGGGACCGAGGTCGGCGGACAGACCCAGCGCACGGTGGACCTTGGAGAAGTCCTCGGACCGCCGGGCCCCGGCGCCGCGCAGGTGGGGGTGCACGGACTTCAGGACCTGCTTGGGCTGCAGGGCGTCCTCGGCGACCTCGAGCTCCCACTCGCGCCAGGTGGTGCGTCCGCCCCCGCCGTGGGCGGAGTCGGCCGTCACCCGGTCGTCGCAGAGCGTGGCCACCACGCCCAGGTCCGTGACGAGCGCGTACTCGGTGCGGTGCGTGGTGACCGTCGCGACGGGCGCGAGGGCGCGGTCGCGGACGATGGCGCGCACCTCGTCGACGACCGCCGACGGGACCGACCGGACCGCCCGTCCGAGCGGGTGCCTCAGCTCGGTCCGGTCTCCCTGCGCCCGGGGCACCTTGACGTGCCACCCCGCGTCCTCGCCGCCGGTGCGCCGTCGCAGCGTGACACCCCGCCGGAGCAGGTCGAGGTCGGGGGTGTCGAAGTAGACCGCCTCCAGCCGCACCTCGACCGGACCTGTCCACCGGGTCCCTGCCGGCGCCCCGTCCACCGGGACGGCGGTCTCGTCGTCGACGACGTACTTCCGCTCGACCTCCCGGTGCCTGCTGCCGTCCATGGCTCATGGTCTCGCCGTCCGCGGCGGCACGCCACGCCGGCTGGGTGCCGGCACGGCATACGCGGTGGGTGCCGGCACGGCACACGCGGTGGGGTCGGCCGGCACGGCACACGCGTCGACGAGCCGGGACGAGCGCGGCCCCGACCCCATCGGGGTCGAGGCCGCGCCGCTGGGACGGTCGGGCGGTCAGCGCCGCTCGGCGCCGCCCGTCACCTCCCAGGTGACGTTGTCGCCGTGCTGCTGGGTCCAGAAGACCCGCCACGTGCCGTCGAAGGGGTGCGGCAGCTTCGCGCCGAGCAGGCCACCGACGCCGGGGTCGCCGTCGGAGACGTGGATGCCGGTGATCTCGTTGTCGCCGTCGTTGTAGCCGGGCGAGGTGGTCGCGTCGTACAGGGCGGAGGCGTCACGGCCCTCGGCCAGCCAGCGGGTCATGCGAGCACCCTTCTTGTCGCCCTGCGCCGCACGCCGCAGGTCGATGCGGTACCCGGAGTCCAGCGCGTTCCGCTGCTGGTGCATCCCGTCGCCGGCGTCCTCGACGACGAGGAGGTCGTCACGGCCGGCGAACGCGATGTTGTCCAGGCCGCTGTGCGCCTTGTCGCCGACCGCCACGATGGACACCCGGCCGGTGTCGGCCGACGGCGAGGACTGGGCGATGCGGAAGACGCCGCCGTTGGCACCGGGCAGGGTGCTGCTGGTGCTCGTGTCGCCCGTCTCGGTGAAGTAGAACTCGCCGAAGCCGGTGCCGGGACGGAAGACGCCGTTCTCGGGTCGCTTGAACGGCGTGGCGTCGGCGGCCGCGGCCGACGCGGTGGCGTCGAAGGCAGCGGTGCCACTGTGGACGTCGACCCACTTCGTGGCGAACGAGCGGCGCGGGTCGTGCAGGGCCACGATGTCGCTCGACGCGGGGTCGGCGGCGAGCTGCGCGGCAGTGATCGGCGAGCCGTCGTGGCGCTGCACCTGCAGCGCCTGCAGGGTGCCGCCGGCGGTCAGGTCGGCCTTGTCGGTCGGCACGAAGCGGTAGACGAAGCTGTTGGGCTTCTTGCCGCCGGACACCGACGCGCCGCCGATGTCCTCCACCAGCCAGACGTTGCCGGCCGAGTCGTTCTGGATGCCCTCGTAGCCGCCGGACCCGAGCGCCGGGAGCCCGACGGCCTTGCCGGTCACGGGGTTGCCGCTGTCGTCGAGGGACAGGGCCCAGACACCGCCGTGGGGCGCCTTGGCCTCGGCCGTGAGCATGAGCTGGCGCGTGAACGGGTTCCAGGTGATGCCGTCGAAGGTGGGCAGCGTGCCGCCGGACGTGTCGCTGTCGCTCATGAGCGCGACCCGCTTGGCCGGGTCGGCCTGGTCGAGGTCGATCCGGGTGACGTAGCCGCGCGGGCCGCCCTCGTGGCCCTGGTACAGGTAGTGGTGACCGGCGAAGGTCAGGTAGACGTTCTTGTCGGGCTCGGTCTTGAACGCCTCCTTCTGGTCCTGCGTGAGCGGGCCGCCGTTCGCCGTGTCGTAGCCGTAGTGGGTGATCCCGGCCGCGGTGTCCGCGTTGGTCAGCCCGAGGGCGCCCCACGCGACCGGCGTGGTGCGGAGCCCGGGGGCCAGGACGTTGTTCTGCACGCCGACTCGCGCGTTGGGCGCGGGCACGTCGCCGCCGACCCAGGTCGACGACTCGGCCGTGGCCGAGCCGGACCCGAGCGCGAGGACGGCGCCGACGATGGCGGTGCCCGCGACCGCGGCGGTGGATGCCTTGGTGATGGTCTTCATGAAGTCCTCCGGTTTTCTGGGCCCCGGAAGGGGCGACGAGAGGACCCAACCGAGCCCCCGCGACGTCCGGGTGACGTCGAGGCGAACTCCCGGCGAAGGGCTGCGGAGCGGTTCCACCGGAGCGGCTCCGCGCGGATGGTTTCGCGGCGCATCCAATCCGCTTCCGAGGGGGTGAACGAACACCCCTGCGTCAGCACCACATTCGACGCGCGGTCGTGGACGGCCGCATCCGACAAAGGAGTCCTGCATGCGCACCACCTCCAAGCTGGCCGGCATCGCGTTCGGCGCGGCCGCCCTCGTCCCCTTCCTCGGCGCCGGCGTCGCCCACGCGGCCGACGGCACCACCACGGCCACCCTGCGCCCGGTCGCGCTCAACGGCGTCCAGGGCAGCGGCACCGCCATGGTCACCGTCACCGGCACCCGGATCGACGTCACCATGCGCGCCAACGGCCTGCTGCCGGACAACCCGCACGCGGCGCACATCCACTTCGGCGCGGACGCCCGGCACGAGTGCCCGACCGCGAGCGACGACAAGGACGGCAACGGCCACCTCAACACCACCGAGGGCGGCCCGGCATACGGACCCGTCGTGGTGTCCCTGACCAAGACCGGTGACACGTCGCCCAAGAGCACGCTGGCGGTCGACCGCTACGACACCGCGCCCGGCGGCAACCTCAGCTACGAGCGCGGCTCGATCAACGTCTCCCCCGACGTCGCGCAGGCGATCGTCGACGGCAAGGCGGTCGTGGTCGTCCACGGTGTCGACTACAACAAGGACGGCAAGTACGACGGCACCGCCAAGAGCGACCTCGACCCCAGCCTGCCGACCGAGGCCACCGACCCGGCCATCTGCGGCACCCTGCTGGCCGCGCCGGCCGGCGGCATGCAGACCGGCGGCGGCGGCACCTCCGGGTCGACCGGCGACGAGCTGATGCTGCTCGGTGGTGGGCTCCTGATCGCCGCGGCGGGCACCGGCACCCTCGCCGCCCGCAAGGTCCGCAACCGGGCCTGACGTCCCCCGCCTGACGTCCCTCGCCTGATGTCACTCATGCGCAGGATCGGTGACCACCACGGCCGCACGGCCGTGGTGGTCACCGCGCTGCTCGCACTCGCCGGCGGTGCGCTGGTCCTGCGGGGGCTGACCGCCCCTGGCCCGCCGCCGCAACCCAGCCGAGCCGCCGCCGTGGCGTCCACCGCCACGTCCCCGGCGAGCACTCCCTCGACGAGCACCGCCTCGGCGGACCCCAGCACCAGGGCCACGGCAGCGGACACCGGTGGCGCGGCCTCGGTGCAGGACGGCTCTCTCGGGCCGATCCTGCGCCCCAGCCCGCCGGTGGCGCTGTCGATCCCCTCCATCGGGGTCCGGACTCGCGGCATCGTCGACCTCCACCGCGACTCCCGCGGGGAGCTCGAGGCGCCTACGGACTTCGACCGCGCCGGCTGGTATGCCGATGGCCCCACCCCGGGCGAGTTCGGGCCCTCGGTCATCGGCGCCCACGTCGACAGCAAGGCCGGGCCTGCCGTGTTCTACCGGCTGGGATCCCTGCAGAAGGGCGCGACCGTGGTCGTGACCCGCAAGGACGGCAGC is a window from the Phycicoccus sp. M110.8 genome containing:
- a CDS encoding ABC transporter substrate-binding protein, whose translation is MMLRTKLVGTSTAVVLAGALGLVPAATANAAPAPQAASAAVPAATTLPVTGTLADGTAFTGQLSNLSTSVVNGVLMMSGTITGTGIPAGGTTFTAPVQNLATTNGCSILTLDLGAIHLDLLGLVVDLAPVNLDVTAVPGAGNLLGNLLCAVAGLLDNNGPLTGISALLNRLLTGLGL
- a CDS encoding DedA family protein; protein product: MGSFVHHILDAPTWVVLAIAAAVVFAEDALFVGFVLPGETAAVLAGVAARLGHAPLAAVVVTVVLAAIVGDSVGYEVGRQVGPRILRWSVLDKRRQRLDDAQDFLARRGGSAVFLGRWVAFFRAVMPALAGTARMPYRRFLLFNAAGGLAWGVAVVVAGYLAGASYAKVESTMGNDGALVVLALALAAYAVHLVRKRRSESRQEPGEPA
- a CDS encoding phosphatase PAP2 family protein, encoding MRNAVATSGTGRGSGADEVDRQLALRAATAGLSVAVGSLPVLLLLLWVETKWSPLLELDDGARDGLHRFALGHPAFTSVMEAVSAVAGGLGWQVVSVVLVVWLLWRRRVRVAVFVLVANAGSSLLNTALKDVVHRHRPVVAHPFIHPPGQSFPSGHAQAAATGFTVLLFVLWPHLRAGWQRRAAVVVAVGATLLIGFSRVALAAHFVSDVVAGYAVGVTWTLVLAAAFHVWRPPAARAHSAPRSRGVSRQGD
- a CDS encoding HdeD family acid-resistance protein produces the protein MSESSPSSLPGSSEAPPGLVPGLTPELRRRLGWAGVVVGVCSVVLGVAAIAWPGVTLVVVAVLFGAQLLVTGIRRILLGVAAPGLETWVRALLVVLGVMVTIAGLICMRNPFTSLAVIVVLVSVSWLLDGAGDLVSAFSGGREPGQRALLAVGGVLSVVGALVILFWPALALLTLTRVGGWILVILGVAQVATAARAVRSGHAAPPATAATPPAAPA
- a CDS encoding CYTH and CHAD domain-containing protein; translated protein: MDGSRHREVERKYVVDDETAVPVDGAPAGTRWTGPVEVRLEAVYFDTPDLDLLRRGVTLRRRTGGEDAGWHVKVPRAQGDRTELRHPLGRAVRSVPSAVVDEVRAIVRDRALAPVATVTTHRTEYALVTDLGVVATLCDDRVTADSAHGGGGRTTWREWELEVAEDALQPKQVLKSVHPHLRGAGARRSEDFSKVHRALGLSADLGPPTTKRPRTARDVVRGRLADQVSVLHQQDAALRAGDPAAVHRLRIAARRIRAALTTCEPVLAVALDDLREELRWFGQVLGPVRDAQVLRERLRASLDTLPPDLVLGPVRRRLDVELRRQERDALAAARLALRSERYYRLLDRLDDLVADVPLSPAAEGAPRRVLPVLVRRDARRLRRAVRAVDRAAADQRDAALHEARKKAKRLRYAAELARPAGSARAGKLVRRAKRVQEELGRHQDSVMAREVLRRLGAQAFLEGENGFTFGLLHGLERLAAADSQARFRQAWAQVPRPRVAESWVTRD
- a CDS encoding alkaline phosphatase PhoX, with the protein product MKTITKASTAAVAGTAIVGAVLALGSGSATAESSTWVGGDVPAPNARVGVQNNVLAPGLRTTPVAWGALGLTNADTAAGITHYGYDTANGGPLTQDQKEAFKTEPDKNVYLTFAGHHYLYQGHEGGPRGYVTRIDLDQADPAKRVALMSDSDTSGGTLPTFDGITWNPFTRQLMLTAEAKAPHGGVWALSLDDSGNPVTGKAVGLPALGSGGYEGIQNDSAGNVWLVEDIGGASVSGGKKPNSFVYRFVPTDKADLTAGGTLQALQVQRHDGSPITAAQLAADPASSDIVALHDPRRSFATKWVDVHSGTAAFDATASAAAADATPFKRPENGVFRPGTGFGEFYFTETGDTSTSSTLPGANGGVFRIAQSSPSADTGRVSIVAVGDKAHSGLDNIAFAGRDDLLVVEDAGDGMHQQRNALDSGYRIDLRRAAQGDKKGARMTRWLAEGRDASALYDATTSPGYNDGDNEITGIHVSDGDPGVGGLLGAKLPHPFDGTWRVFWTQQHGDNVTWEVTGGAERR
- a CDS encoding CHRD domain-containing protein, whose translation is MRTTSKLAGIAFGAAALVPFLGAGVAHAADGTTTATLRPVALNGVQGSGTAMVTVTGTRIDVTMRANGLLPDNPHAAHIHFGADARHECPTASDDKDGNGHLNTTEGGPAYGPVVVSLTKTGDTSPKSTLAVDRYDTAPGGNLSYERGSINVSPDVAQAIVDGKAVVVVHGVDYNKDGKYDGTAKSDLDPSLPTEATDPAICGTLLAAPAGGMQTGGGGTSGSTGDELMLLGGGLLIAAAGTGTLAARKVRNRA
- a CDS encoding class F sortase, which codes for MRRIGDHHGRTAVVVTALLALAGGALVLRGLTAPGPPPQPSRAAAVASTATSPASTPSTSTASADPSTRATAADTGGAASVQDGSLGPILRPSPPVALSIPSIGVRTRGIVDLHRDSRGELEAPTDFDRAGWYADGPTPGEFGPSVIGAHVDSKAGPAVFYRLGSLQKGATVVVTRKDGSTARFVVDKVARYAKKDFPTAVVYGDTKGRAELRLITCGGAFDQSTGHYVDNIVAFAHLVA